The Candidatus Nitrosocosmicus franklandus genome contains a region encoding:
- a CDS encoding DDE-type integrase/transposase/recombinase, producing MNTRNRTPSRYVYYGLHLYFSGLSLRKTSERLSYCIKRNHVTIWNWIQKYQPKIIKTKQRRICEFIVDETLLKVGSEYTWLWVAIDAKSKEILSLSISKERNMFVAERFLSNIVRDYGKHPVSTDGGTWYPMACQFLKLEHHLHSSYEKNLIERTMQYIKDRTESFDDYFPCRLKNCKLKHVKNWLNLFVDYHNKELKPVN from the coding sequence ATGAATACTAGAAACAGAACACCTTCAAGGTATGTGTATTATGGCTTACATTTGTACTTTTCAGGTCTTTCTCTTAGGAAAACATCTGAAAGATTATCATACTGTATCAAACGAAATCATGTCACTATCTGGAACTGGATTCAAAAGTACCAACCTAAGATTATCAAGACAAAACAAAGAAGGATATGTGAATTCATTGTAGATGAAACATTGCTTAAGGTTGGTTCAGAATACACGTGGTTATGGGTTGCAATAGATGCGAAAAGTAAGGAAATTCTCTCACTATCCATTTCTAAGGAGAGAAACATGTTTGTTGCGGAACGGTTTCTGTCAAACATAGTCAGAGACTATGGAAAGCATCCAGTTTCAACAGATGGTGGTACTTGGTATCCCATGGCTTGTCAATTCCTTAAATTAGAACACCATCTCCATTCCTCCTATGAAAAAAACTTGATTGAAAGAACAATGCAGTATATCAAGGACAGAACTGAAAGTTTCGATGATTACTTTCCCTGCAGGCTAAAGAACTGCAAACTAAAACACGTAAAAAACTGGTTGAACCTGTTTGTCGACTATCACAACAAGGAATTAAAACCTGTTAACTGA
- a CDS encoding SagB/ThcOx family dehydrogenase: MNSGHYLDWNNRPIPFKIYSDLTSRPLAANFPIPSMNAIKAIRGVINNKEKPVVTESNDVEIASNHNPKSISLTDISSLLFFSCGITRHMKYGSTSYYMRAASATGALYPIEVYLVCDSLTDKSLDAGVYHFNPGEFSLVPLRSGDYRNVLSSFAGNNVSISNSAISLVFTSDAWRNAWKYQSRSYRHWFWDAGVIIANLLAVGHSMDLNVRLTLDFIDDKVNNLLGLETHKEASIVIASLDHTLTSSNKKNGNRIQETTLSQDQTIVKPISHNIYPLSSREIFYPEIWKAYDSSKLLDNKEVASWSKIHHIDWMGKNQQLKENKQSNDFTRYYLAQDLIDYNSVTSIGKVILKRGSTRNFLNDSIPSKVLSSILLNSSQSCGNIPVDYKADNSGLIDYYILINSVEGLESGGYYLDKYSKCLEFLRKRPTKDFSGHLCLDQSLFADASAVIFLMADLGNVLGTLGNRGYRAAQLESGIIAGKIYLLSYACGIGASGSTFYDDEVTDFFCPNNKQMATMMAIGLGVPSYKSRSGTILPLRLTKNQMIGENSTVF; this comes from the coding sequence ATGAACTCTGGTCATTATTTGGACTGGAATAATCGTCCAATCCCGTTCAAGATATACTCTGATTTAACTTCTCGTCCGCTTGCAGCCAATTTTCCTATTCCGTCCATGAATGCCATCAAAGCAATTAGAGGTGTTATAAATAATAAAGAAAAACCTGTCGTCACCGAATCAAACGACGTTGAAATCGCTAGTAACCATAATCCAAAATCCATAAGTTTGACCGATATATCATCCCTGTTGTTTTTTTCTTGTGGAATTACTAGACATATGAAGTATGGTTCTACATCTTATTACATGCGTGCAGCTTCTGCTACAGGGGCACTTTATCCAATAGAGGTGTACCTTGTATGTGATAGTTTAACTGACAAAAGTTTGGATGCTGGAGTTTATCATTTTAACCCAGGTGAATTTAGTTTAGTTCCCCTCCGTTCCGGAGATTATAGAAATGTTTTATCTTCTTTTGCTGGAAATAACGTGAGTATTTCAAATTCTGCTATATCCTTAGTATTTACCTCCGATGCATGGAGAAATGCATGGAAGTATCAATCACGATCATACAGACATTGGTTTTGGGATGCAGGGGTTATCATTGCAAACTTACTAGCTGTTGGCCACTCTATGGATCTAAATGTTCGCTTGACTCTAGATTTCATAGATGATAAGGTTAACAATTTGCTTGGGCTAGAAACCCATAAAGAAGCATCAATCGTAATTGCTTCTCTTGATCATACACTTACTAGCAGCAACAAGAAAAATGGCAATCGTATTCAGGAGACGACTTTATCTCAAGACCAAACAATTGTGAAGCCAATTTCCCACAATATATACCCCTTATCTTCCAGGGAGATTTTTTATCCTGAAATATGGAAAGCCTATGATAGTTCAAAATTATTGGATAACAAGGAAGTGGCATCATGGTCCAAAATTCATCATATCGATTGGATGGGAAAAAATCAACAACTGAAAGAAAACAAACAATCAAATGATTTCACAAGGTATTACCTTGCTCAAGATCTCATAGACTACAATAGTGTAACAAGTATAGGTAAAGTAATACTGAAAAGAGGATCTACAAGAAACTTTCTAAACGACTCTATCCCATCTAAGGTTCTCTCGTCTATTTTATTGAACTCTTCTCAATCATGTGGAAATATCCCAGTGGATTATAAAGCAGATAATTCCGGACTGATTGATTATTATATCTTGATTAATTCTGTGGAAGGACTTGAAAGCGGGGGGTACTATTTGGACAAATATTCAAAATGTCTCGAGTTCTTAAGGAAAAGACCTACAAAAGATTTTTCAGGCCACCTTTGTCTTGACCAATCGTTATTTGCCGACGCAAGTGCTGTAATTTTTCTAATGGCCGACTTGGGAAATGTACTTGGCACTCTTGGAAACAGAGGTTATCGGGCTGCTCAGTTAGAATCAGGCATAATTGCAGGAAAAATATATCTATTATCCTATGCTTGTGGTATAGGAGCATCAGGATCTACATTCTATGATGATGAGGTAACTGACTTTTTTTGTCCCAACAATAAACAAATGGCGACAATGATGGCTATTGGGTTAGGTGTTCCTTCTTATAAATCCAGATCAGGAACTATACTGCCATTAAGATTAACAAAGAACCAGATGATAGGCGAAAATTCAACTGTATTTTGA
- a CDS encoding pyridoxamine 5'-phosphate oxidase family protein — protein sequence MTNMNQKEIYNFLTSGTMTAKISSASLRGKPHVAPVWFVVDGKSNQDVSNIIIVFTTWSKSLKARNLLLNPQVSLCIDDQTPPYSFVIVNGIAEIDQSPDE from the coding sequence ATGACAAATATGAACCAAAAGGAAATCTATAACTTCTTAACTAGCGGGACAATGACTGCGAAAATTTCCTCTGCAAGTCTTAGGGGGAAACCTCATGTCGCTCCTGTCTGGTTTGTGGTTGATGGTAAGTCTAATCAAGACGTTAGTAATATTATAATTGTTTTTACAACTTGGAGCAAGTCGTTAAAGGCAAGAAATTTGCTTCTTAATCCTCAAGTATCATTATGTATTGACGATCAAACTCCTCCTTATTCATTTGTCATTGTTAATGGTATTGCGGAAATTGATCAATCTCCTGATGAATAA
- a CDS encoding DDE-type integrase/transposase/recombinase — protein sequence MISRNRTPSRYVYYGLHLYFSGLSLRKASERLSQMYKRNHVSIWNWIQKYRPQKLKASRRRILEYIVDETMLKVGSEYIWLWVAIEPANRQILALSISKERNMFVAERYLSNLIKVHGKHPVSTDGGTWYPMACQFLKLDHHIHSSYEKSVIERTMQYIKDRTESFDDYFPCRIKNCKLKHVRNWLRLFVDYHNNEIKHVN from the coding sequence ATGATTAGCAGAAACAGAACACCTTCAAGGTATGTGTATTATGGCTTACATTTGTACTTTTCAGGTTTATCTTTAAGAAAAGCCTCGGAAAGATTGTCTCAGATGTATAAAAGAAACCATGTCTCCATCTGGAATTGGATTCAAAAATACAGGCCTCAAAAATTGAAAGCATCAAGAAGAAGAATTCTAGAATATATTGTAGACGAGACAATGTTGAAGGTAGGGTCAGAATACATCTGGCTTTGGGTGGCGATAGAGCCTGCAAACAGACAGATCCTCGCACTTTCTATATCCAAAGAGAGAAACATGTTTGTTGCAGAAAGATATCTTTCTAATTTGATCAAAGTTCATGGAAAGCACCCAGTTTCTACAGATGGTGGGACTTGGTATCCCATGGCTTGTCAGTTTCTCAAACTCGATCACCATATTCATTCCTCTTACGAGAAAAGTGTAATCGAAAGAACGATGCAATATATCAAGGATAGAACCGAAAGTTTCGATGATTACTTTCCTTGTAGAATAAAGAACTGCAAGTTAAAGCATGTACGGAATTGGCTGCGGCTCTTTGTAGACTATCATAACAATGAAATAAAACATGTTAACTGA
- a CDS encoding ion transporter, with translation MPLGVNYSTVARLIRLLRVMRLCSRSKEMSVVAMTIIKSIPYIANIFLLLSLLFFIYSITGTGYHLFKSIDPEHWNLLPRSAFTLFQILTLGGGLGRNNVPCNACQSFVCSLLYQFYSGRYIHWALFI, from the coding sequence ATGCCCTTAGGTGTGAATTATTCCACTGTTGCTCGACTAATAAGACTATTGAGAGTGATGAGACTTTGTAGTAGATCAAAGGAAATGTCAGTTGTGGCGATGACTATTATAAAATCGATCCCATACATAGCAAATATCTTTTTACTCTTATCATTACTGTTCTTCATTTATAGTATTACAGGTACAGGATATCATTTATTCAAATCCATTGATCCGGAACATTGGAATTTGCTTCCTAGATCGGCTTTTACGTTGTTTCAAATATTGACTTTGGGGGGAGGGTTGGGTAGAAATAATGTCCCCTGCAATGCATGCCAATCCTTTGTATGTTCTCTTCTTTATCAGTTTTATAGTGGTAGGTACATTCATTGGGCTCTGTTCATTTAA
- a CDS encoding ion transporter: MPAFNNYYDVLQAISAGVLVVYIIEAALKISTSCPGFSTYFKNGRNILDFSINSVVVNALRCELFHCCSTNKTIESDETL, from the coding sequence ATTCCTGCTTTTAATAATTACTACGACGTACTTCAAGCAATAAGCGCAGGTGTACTGGTAGTTTACATTATTGAAGCTGCATTAAAAATCTCTACATCCTGTCCTGGCTTTTCTACTTATTTCAAAAACGGTCGGAACATCTTGGATTTCTCTATTAATAGTGTTGTCGTCAATGCCCTTAGGTGTGAATTATTCCACTGTTGCTCGACTAATAAGACTATTGAGAGTGATGAGACTTTGTAG
- a CDS encoding NUDIX domain-containing protein, whose protein sequence is MSTKLYKNPIPTVDAIIQRESEILLIKRKKDPFKDMLALPGGFVNEYEKVEEAIVREVREETTLEIKLVEILGVYSDPKRDPRKHILTVVFVGETVNKNAKAVAADDAAAISWLDLEFIDNHSFAFDHRKIINDYMKWRISHSTFWSSKN, encoded by the coding sequence GTGAGCACAAAGTTATACAAAAATCCTATCCCAACTGTCGATGCGATAATTCAAAGAGAATCAGAGATCTTACTGATAAAACGAAAAAAAGATCCATTTAAGGATATGTTGGCATTACCGGGTGGATTTGTTAACGAGTATGAAAAAGTTGAGGAAGCTATAGTCAGAGAAGTAAGGGAAGAAACGACTCTCGAAATTAAATTGGTGGAGATTTTGGGTGTTTACTCAGATCCGAAAAGAGATCCACGTAAACACATTTTGACAGTAGTTTTTGTAGGAGAGACGGTAAACAAAAACGCCAAGGCAGTGGCAGCTGACGATGCAGCGGCAATATCTTGGCTCGATCTAGAATTTATCGACAACCATTCATTTGCTTTTGACCATAGGAAAATTATCAATGACTACATGAAGTGGAGGATTAGTCATAGTACTTTTTGGTCATCAAAAAATTGA
- a CDS encoding adenylate/guanylate cyclase domain-containing protein, which yields MEKELDEDSNQKTTILNLFNSGLEPETISLELDIDENTVRKIINKEINTNKDVRAGNNNISNYLMNKFYLDAIIDIDAIIKESQIRTWKALKSKPELNIIVKETQSILERHAESKLKLVILHIDLVGSTKMALTLPIDRLTTIIRAFAQEMTKIVAMYGGYVLKYIGDAVLAFFVIEDTGFKEQSDNGNKMIINREIDDWRQDMKKETTEKGSNNSDMLSLQFSNGISCAYTMIRLIQEGINPILNQYDYPELKVRVGIDYGEVAVVQYGIDIYEFNNVTFKTPHLDLIGYTISVAVKMTSLAEPDHLVIGQKLYDHLNDDLKSSFKKLQPSTEIWSYSNDTNDGLYTIFTNNY from the coding sequence TTGGAAAAAGAATTGGACGAGGACTCTAACCAAAAAACCACTATATTAAATCTATTCAACTCGGGTTTGGAACCTGAAACTATATCGCTCGAACTGGACATAGATGAAAATACAGTTAGAAAAATAATCAATAAAGAGATAAATACAAATAAAGATGTTAGAGCAGGAAACAACAATATCTCTAATTATCTTATGAACAAATTTTATTTAGACGCAATAATAGACATTGATGCCATAATCAAAGAATCTCAAATCAGGACATGGAAGGCACTAAAATCAAAACCCGAACTGAATATTATAGTTAAAGAAACCCAGAGTATTTTGGAACGACATGCCGAATCCAAATTAAAACTAGTCATATTACATATTGATTTGGTAGGATCTACCAAAATGGCTTTAACCTTACCCATTGACCGCCTGACTACAATAATAAGAGCTTTTGCCCAAGAAATGACAAAAATAGTAGCAATGTATGGCGGGTATGTCCTAAAATACATTGGGGATGCAGTTTTGGCATTCTTTGTTATAGAAGATACAGGTTTTAAAGAACAGTCTGATAACGGGAATAAAATGATCATAAATAGAGAAATAGATGACTGGAGACAAGATATGAAAAAAGAAACCACAGAAAAAGGGTCAAACAACAGCGACATGTTATCACTTCAGTTTAGTAACGGTATTAGTTGTGCTTACACAATGATTAGACTAATTCAGGAGGGAATAAACCCCATACTCAACCAATATGACTATCCTGAACTCAAGGTGAGAGTTGGAATAGATTATGGGGAGGTTGCAGTGGTACAATATGGTATAGATATTTACGAATTTAACAACGTGACTTTTAAAACACCACATCTAGATTTAATAGGGTATACAATTAGCGTTGCAGTTAAGATGACTTCGCTTGCGGAGCCAGATCATTTAGTTATTGGTCAAAAACTTTATGATCATTTAAATGACGATTTAAAAAGTTCCTTTAAGAAACTACAACCTAGTACTGAAATCTGGAGTTATTCTAATGATACAAATGATGGGCTCTATACCATATTTACTAATAACTACTAA
- a CDS encoding MGMT family protein gives MQDIHYKTRMVKKVNNYTKAMIKSEDVYQILQTIPAGMVSTYGDLAKALGNPTASRHIGRILSGNPNPIVVPCHRVVKSDGNLGGYALGISKKKELLESEGVSFANEHKINDFKKIRFCPK, from the coding sequence ATGCAAGACATTCATTACAAGACTCGTATGGTAAAAAAGGTAAATAATTATACTAAAGCAATGATCAAAAGCGAGGATGTTTATCAAATTTTGCAAACTATTCCTGCTGGAATGGTTTCTACATACGGGGATCTTGCTAAAGCTCTTGGAAATCCCACAGCTTCACGACATATTGGAAGAATTCTAAGTGGAAATCCAAACCCAATTGTTGTTCCCTGCCACAGAGTAGTAAAATCTGATGGAAACCTTGGAGGGTATGCATTAGGAATTTCAAAGAAAAAAGAATTGCTAGAAAGCGAGGGAGTATCATTTGCAAACGAACATAAAATAAACGATTTCAAAAAAATCAGATTTTGTCCCAAATAA
- a CDS encoding 6-bladed beta-propeller, which translates to MKSYGTSDTSGNYNSLSNKKLSFIYDKTIASQTDPLNSTQIFEPEGVITDSQDNIYVNDIQTNEIKKYDRNGNFVTSWGNLVKDGLSLSHPHSSEIDGQGNFYITDQNNRRIMVLSSNGTLINTWGNDPNKVAQFMHPHVVAIDSEGNVYVSDRDLDDIKKFSSNGTLITFWGESGNATGQFEMPWDVAVDNLDNVYVPDYGNNRIQVFSNNGTYLKQWGSEGAGAGEFNHPAIIAFDKSQNLYVTDSDNHRIQIFLKNGTYLSEFGSEGKGEGEFVKPESITIDSAGRVYVADTTNNNLQRFVPIYR; encoded by the coding sequence ATGAAATCTTATGGTACATCAGACACTTCTGGTAATTATAATTCTCTATCTAACAAAAAATTGTCATTTATTTATGATAAAACTATTGCATCTCAAACTGATCCTTTAAACTCAACACAGATTTTTGAGCCTGAAGGTGTGATTACAGATAGTCAGGACAATATATATGTAAATGATATCCAAACAAATGAGATAAAAAAGTATGACAGAAATGGGAATTTTGTTACTTCATGGGGAAACTTAGTCAAAGATGGACTCTCCTTAAGCCATCCACACAGCAGTGAAATTGACGGACAAGGTAATTTTTACATAACTGACCAAAACAATCGGCGGATTATGGTGCTTTCAAGCAATGGAACATTAATTAACACATGGGGAAATGATCCTAACAAAGTAGCTCAATTTATGCATCCTCATGTTGTTGCAATAGATTCTGAAGGAAACGTATATGTTTCAGATAGAGATCTTGATGATATAAAAAAATTCTCTAGTAATGGTACCTTGATTACTTTTTGGGGAGAAAGTGGGAATGCCACCGGTCAATTTGAAATGCCTTGGGACGTAGCTGTCGATAATTTAGACAATGTCTATGTACCGGATTACGGAAATAATAGGATTCAGGTTTTCTCTAATAATGGAACTTATTTAAAACAATGGGGATCTGAAGGGGCAGGCGCTGGGGAATTTAATCATCCTGCAATAATTGCTTTTGATAAATCACAAAATCTCTATGTCACTGATTCTGATAATCACCGGATTCAGATATTTTTAAAAAATGGAACCTATCTTTCTGAATTTGGTTCTGAGGGGAAAGGAGAGGGCGAATTTGTTAAACCTGAAAGCATAACTATAGATTCTGCTGGTCGGGTATATGTAGCTGATACTACAAATAACAACTTACAAAGGTTTGTACCTATTTATAGATAA
- a CDS encoding sensor histidine kinase gives MNKGSFLSFFTANNSVIMAAILIIIIPISLYFYLQQETESSIRDSIFEQQKRNQIDASKAIATHVESDIELIASRLQALASSPSIMDWDATSNATRTLLNDYYKIINSSTPVDRLFLNDRSGVSVLEIAPLNTTNYTGVNFSFRDWINQTKNTLSPVISDIYLGLDGKNRIAMTYPIIIKNSSGLFYNGLVGVVIPVNEFFNFYGNIHDIQSQYLSVLDDKSTIVVHPIPSLVGKPFFESFTQNLTGYNNDLNTLIRTVTSGQPQTLIYDFVNGERLNTGYPVFINGSPKYAVFIVTPTASIYSTVDDIIEKERLQMLALIIGIIAAVLLLIWYLNKVNTTLDKAVRKRTIELEDVNTKLEVANKQIKIHDDMQKEFINMAAHELRNPVQSLLGFSDILRKLNARNKDNDIAHQYKDAIEAISRSSKRLKRLVDIIFDVSQLDNNLLVLNEQSFDLKNTIQNLVNNYQALNILSLNYKREISNNDSSLTKKHIIDFDYSDYPPSSNYVRGDESYLTQVLTNLIDNAIEFTQSESKVKIKIIRNIHKDKVIVTISDNGYGIHPDVLPLLFTKYVKKSKGGAGLSLYISKKIIEAHGGEIWAKNNEDGIGATFGFSLPLEKN, from the coding sequence GTGAACAAAGGATCTTTTCTTAGTTTTTTTACGGCCAATAATTCGGTTATTATGGCGGCGATCCTTATTATCATAATCCCAATTTCATTATATTTCTACTTGCAACAAGAGACGGAAAGTAGCATTAGAGATAGCATATTTGAGCAACAAAAACGGAATCAAATTGATGCAAGCAAGGCCATTGCAACGCATGTAGAATCAGATATTGAGCTGATAGCATCAAGGCTCCAGGCGTTGGCGAGCTCTCCATCTATTATGGATTGGGACGCCACATCAAATGCTACAAGAACCTTATTGAACGATTATTATAAAATTATTAATTCGAGTACACCTGTGGATAGGTTATTCTTAAACGACAGATCTGGTGTTTCAGTATTGGAAATAGCTCCTTTAAATACAACAAATTATACTGGGGTCAATTTTTCCTTTAGAGACTGGATAAATCAAACGAAAAACACCTTGTCTCCTGTCATCTCAGACATCTATTTAGGATTGGACGGTAAGAATCGAATCGCAATGACTTATCCCATAATAATCAAAAATTCCAGCGGGCTTTTTTACAATGGTTTGGTTGGTGTTGTAATTCCAGTCAACGAATTTTTCAATTTTTATGGAAACATTCACGACATCCAATCTCAGTATTTGTCAGTTTTGGATGATAAATCTACCATCGTAGTCCACCCGATACCTTCACTAGTGGGCAAACCGTTTTTTGAAAGCTTTACTCAAAATCTTACTGGCTATAACAACGATTTGAACACTTTGATTAGAACGGTGACCTCAGGCCAACCACAAACCTTAATTTATGATTTCGTAAATGGAGAGAGACTAAATACAGGGTATCCAGTGTTCATAAATGGTTCTCCCAAATATGCTGTTTTCATAGTAACTCCCACAGCTTCCATATATTCAACAGTTGACGACATTATTGAAAAAGAAAGGCTCCAAATGCTTGCTCTAATTATCGGGATTATTGCGGCGGTATTGCTATTGATATGGTATTTGAATAAGGTAAATACAACTCTTGACAAAGCAGTAAGAAAGAGGACTATTGAATTGGAGGATGTAAATACGAAACTAGAAGTGGCAAACAAGCAAATTAAAATTCATGATGATATGCAAAAAGAGTTTATAAACATGGCTGCTCATGAATTAAGAAATCCGGTACAATCGTTACTGGGGTTTTCAGATATATTAAGAAAATTAAATGCAAGAAATAAGGATAACGATATTGCACATCAATACAAGGATGCTATAGAAGCGATTAGCAGAAGTAGCAAAAGGCTTAAGCGATTAGTTGACATCATATTTGACGTTTCACAGCTCGATAATAATTTGTTAGTCTTAAATGAACAGTCGTTTGACTTAAAAAATACGATACAAAATCTAGTAAATAATTACCAAGCACTAAATATTTTGTCCCTCAATTATAAACGCGAGATCAGTAATAATGATAGTTCCCTGACAAAGAAGCATATTATTGATTTTGACTATTCAGACTATCCGCCAAGTTCTAATTACGTAAGAGGAGATGAATCATACTTGACACAAGTTTTGACCAACCTGATTGATAATGCTATAGAGTTTACTCAAAGCGAGAGCAAGGTGAAGATAAAAATAATCAGGAATATCCATAAAGACAAAGTCATTGTTACAATAAGTGACAATGGATATGGAATTCATCCAGATGTTCTACCACTTTTATTTACAAAATATGTCAAAAAGTCTAAGGGTGGAGCTGGTTTAAGTCTTTACATTTCAAAGAAAATAATTGAAGCCCACGGTGGAGAAATATGGGCTAAAAATAATGAGGATGGAATAGGAGCAACATTTGGATTTAGTCTGCCACTTGAAAAGAACTAG
- a CDS encoding MFS transporter has translation MKRIASNHKSTIKISQPWKILIILSCLATMAMYAETMLIPAIPILIDDFNVSYGLSSWILTSYLIAGAVMTPISGKLSDIFGRKRILLIIMIIYTIGVLMGGLAEDFLTMIVARTIQGIGLGMFPIAFSIIRDQFPRDKVSITTGIITSMFAAGSVIGLSVGGLIVHEFGWKMTFFTIIPISILLLWMIRSYVSVSRISKPYEEKNVKSTGEPDTASSTSSNKNQRFYSQIDIKGSILLAITIVCFLLSLTYIQTPSAENQTLNIIEESSFNYDSSFSQITPFLIIGTISLLLFIFQERRSKYPLIDFRIFLKPPILLSNLIIMIVGLSMFMVFQTIPILVQSPQPIGFGENAISTGLIQLPFALVLLIFGPTSGFIISRMGSIKPIILGTILTASGFLILLLFHYTEVYISIGLAVLSTGLSLASVGAVNVTILSTPIEFTGVTMGISTMLRIVGSSIGPALAAMYMQTNQSPINIQGVVMTIPSSFSFDLIFFTALMFSAAAICMSNALSKRLHLNL, from the coding sequence ATGAAAAGAATAGCATCAAATCATAAGAGTACTATCAAGATATCTCAACCCTGGAAAATTCTGATAATACTTAGTTGTTTAGCCACAATGGCTATGTATGCAGAAACAATGCTTATTCCAGCAATCCCCATACTTATTGACGATTTCAATGTATCATACGGATTATCCTCATGGATTCTAACTTCTTATCTTATTGCTGGGGCAGTAATGACACCAATTTCTGGTAAGCTATCCGACATATTCGGAAGAAAGAGGATTCTACTGATAATTATGATTATTTACACTATAGGTGTCTTGATGGGGGGATTAGCCGAAGATTTTCTTACCATGATTGTCGCCAGAACCATTCAGGGAATCGGATTAGGGATGTTCCCTATAGCATTTAGTATTATCAGAGACCAATTTCCACGAGATAAAGTCTCAATTACCACTGGTATTATTACATCTATGTTTGCCGCCGGTTCGGTCATAGGTTTGTCGGTTGGTGGGTTGATAGTACATGAATTCGGTTGGAAGATGACTTTTTTCACTATAATACCCATTTCTATATTGCTACTTTGGATGATTCGTTCATATGTTAGTGTTTCGAGGATTAGTAAGCCCTACGAAGAAAAGAATGTGAAGTCTACGGGAGAACCAGATACTGCTTCTAGCACATCTTCAAATAAGAATCAAAGATTTTATTCTCAAATAGATATTAAGGGTTCGATACTTTTAGCCATTACTATTGTTTGCTTCCTACTTTCTTTGACCTACATACAAACACCCTCCGCTGAGAACCAAACTTTGAATATAATCGAAGAAAGTTCGTTTAACTATGATTCATCTTTTAGTCAGATTACTCCATTTTTAATAATAGGAACTATATCTCTTTTGTTATTCATTTTTCAGGAAAGGCGAAGCAAATATCCATTAATTGATTTTCGAATTTTCTTAAAACCTCCAATATTGCTTTCAAATTTGATTATAATGATCGTTGGGCTGTCGATGTTTATGGTTTTTCAAACTATACCAATTCTGGTACAAAGTCCTCAACCAATCGGATTTGGAGAGAATGCAATTAGCACAGGATTAATACAACTACCATTTGCCTTAGTTTTGTTGATTTTTGGTCCTACTTCTGGATTTATTATTTCGAGGATGGGTTCTATTAAACCTATTATTTTAGGAACTATTTTGACGGCTTCTGGATTTTTGATTCTACTCTTGTTTCACTATACTGAAGTCTATATTTCTATTGGCCTTGCTGTATTGTCCACCGGTTTGTCACTTGCATCCGTGGGAGCTGTTAACGTGACTATTTTGTCAACACCAATTGAATTTACCGGGGTAACTATGGGTATCAGTACAATGTTACGAATTGTAGGTTCGTCAATAGGTCCGGCATTAGCTGCTATGTATATGCAGACAAATCAGTCACCGATAAATATACAAGGAGTAGTTATGACTATTCCATCATCCTTTTCATTTGATTTGATATTCTTTACTGCCCTGATGTTCTCTGCAGCAGCGATATGTATGTCAAATGCTCTAAGTAAAAGACTTCATTTAAATCTCTAA
- a CDS encoding MarR family winged helix-turn-helix transcriptional regulator, which translates to MIKYDYQNSIGFIINRIGKSLINVIDQELRRRFSITFGQWKVLIIIANGEGGLTQKDIADKLALEGPTLIPILDKLEKDGFLVRKMDIKDRRINRIHLTQKADVFLNDTIDCVAQIKKVCLNGLSESEITITKNTLEKMWHNLQGAFNLRFSLDDRSGSNSVHESDSNIYISTNGN; encoded by the coding sequence ATGATTAAATATGATTATCAAAATAGTATTGGATTCATAATAAATAGAATTGGTAAATCGCTTATCAATGTAATTGACCAAGAACTCCGACGTAGGTTTAGCATTACATTTGGTCAGTGGAAAGTCTTAATAATAATAGCAAATGGCGAGGGTGGTCTAACACAGAAAGATATCGCTGATAAATTGGCTTTAGAGGGTCCTACACTAATACCCATCCTCGACAAATTAGAAAAAGATGGATTTCTAGTAAGAAAAATGGACATCAAAGACCGCCGAATAAATAGAATCCATCTTACTCAAAAAGCTGATGTATTCCTTAATGATACAATAGATTGTGTTGCACAGATAAAAAAAGTATGCCTGAATGGTTTGTCAGAAAGTGAGATAACCATTACAAAAAATACGCTAGAAAAGATGTGGCATAATTTGCAGGGTGCCTTTAATCTCAGATTTTCTTTAGACGACAGGTCTGGGTCAAATTCAGTTCATGAGTCAGATTCTAATATATATATTTCCACGAATGGAAATTGA